In Bacillota bacterium, a genomic segment contains:
- a CDS encoding metallophosphoesterase: MSGKCSIIVFVIACVGLSILLASLHGHVRFRYQALELDIRASFAGPGPGVTRVVVPPIGRIDADTHRGPLSLTVSLRNIDLDTVPGMVASSRGVASLADGLKGAVRDVFPRFAAALLVLGMAGGLLAGLIFGLRSPKWLALACWIGVIPVAAGLGLAAATYDVGAFSSNPRYFGVIEAAPWMLGSIDEGANHVEQLSLGLQRLTENLSSVYRPVHALGPLADDSHLRVLHVSDIHNNPAGHDFAARLAAEFGVSAVIDTGDLTDLGTVLEGNLADRIRGLGVPYFFVPGNHDSPSVVDRIRKIPNVTVLEGSPVSFRGLTILGFPDPASHTANSVLPTRAELKEISDSIVEAVTRSREPVDIVAVHNEASAGGAVGAAPVILCGHDHKVSVKEQNGSVMINAGTTGAAGLRGLSAASEPPYTLALLHFEAVARPDEGAAPRWRLVAVDTVEVSRGQSGFVVRRVPVGR, encoded by the coding sequence TTGTCCGGCAAGTGCTCGATCATTGTCTTCGTAATCGCATGTGTAGGTCTGTCGATTCTCCTGGCGAGCCTCCACGGCCATGTCAGGTTCAGATATCAGGCTCTTGAACTCGACATCCGAGCGTCGTTCGCCGGGCCGGGGCCCGGCGTCACCAGAGTCGTGGTGCCGCCAATCGGCCGAATCGATGCCGATACCCACCGCGGCCCTCTCAGCCTCACAGTGAGTCTCCGCAATATAGATCTCGACACTGTGCCAGGCATGGTGGCATCCTCCCGTGGCGTGGCCTCTCTGGCGGACGGGCTTAAGGGCGCTGTCCGCGATGTGTTCCCGCGGTTCGCCGCGGCACTTCTGGTCCTTGGAATGGCAGGAGGGCTTCTTGCTGGGCTGATCTTTGGCCTGAGGAGCCCGAAGTGGCTCGCGCTGGCCTGCTGGATCGGGGTGATCCCCGTAGCCGCGGGCTTGGGCCTAGCGGCCGCCACTTACGACGTGGGCGCGTTCTCCTCCAACCCAAGGTACTTCGGGGTGATCGAGGCCGCCCCGTGGATGCTCGGATCCATAGACGAAGGGGCGAACCACGTCGAGCAACTCAGCCTGGGTCTGCAGAGGCTCACCGAGAACTTGTCGTCAGTGTACCGGCCAGTCCATGCCCTGGGCCCGCTTGCGGACGATTCGCATCTCAGAGTGCTCCACGTATCCGACATTCACAACAACCCAGCGGGCCACGACTTCGCAGCCAGGCTCGCTGCCGAATTCGGGGTATCTGCAGTAATCGACACCGGAGACCTGACTGACTTGGGCACCGTACTCGAGGGCAACCTGGCGGACAGGATTCGCGGACTCGGTGTCCCGTATTTCTTTGTTCCCGGCAACCACGATTCACCGTCAGTGGTAGACCGGATCCGCAAGATCCCCAATGTCACAGTGCTCGAAGGGAGCCCCGTCTCGTTTCGGGGCCTCACCATACTGGGCTTTCCCGATCCAGCGTCGCACACGGCGAATAGCGTGCTTCCTACGCGCGCTGAATTGAAGGAAATCTCAGACTCCATAGTAGAGGCGGTCACACGGTCTCGCGAACCTGTGGACATCGTGGCAGTCCATAACGAAGCCAGTGCCGGGGGTGCGGTCGGCGCGGCCCCTGTGATCTTGTGCGGCCATGACCACAAGGTCTCCGTGAAAGAGCAGAATGGATCGGTTATGATCAACGCTGGCACCACAGGGGCGGCTGGCCTGCGGGGTCTCTCGGCGGCTTCCGAACCGCCCTACACTCTTGCGTTACTTCATTTCGAGGCCGTGGCACGTCCGGATGAAGGGGCCGCTCCACGTTGGCGTCTCGTGGCCGTGGACACGGTGGAAGTGTCCAGAGGGCAGTCCGGGTTCGTCGTCAGGAGAGTGCCGGTCGGCCGTTGA
- a CDS encoding competence/damage-inducible protein A: MLNAEIISVGTELLLGQIVDTNAVYIARALPGLGISVYRKTVVGDNPGRLAAVVREALGRADILVVTGGLGPTEDDVTREVVADVLGVPLVESSEVLADITRVFMLRGLPMVDSNHRQAMVPRTGTVIRNQVGTAPGLIFEPGDKRVICLPGVPREMRWMMENHVIPYLREYCAVQTGGLEVIRSRVIKTAGIGESRLESLILDLAHGRDNPTVATYAGEGECQVRVTARAASARLADDMVAATEAEIRSRLGRLVYGIDDQTLEGVVGQLLTASGLTLACAESCTGGLISHRLTNVPGSSRYFDRGIVTYSNESKVQELDVDPSTLAEDGAVSRKTATEMARGARRVSGADLGLAVTGIAGPGGGTEEKPVGLVYFALVHRSGVITARARFGGERETIKNRTAQFALDLLRWYLEEASSCPASARSLSS; this comes from the coding sequence GTGTTGAACGCTGAGATCATATCCGTCGGGACGGAGCTTCTGCTGGGGCAGATAGTAGACACCAACGCCGTGTACATCGCCCGAGCCTTGCCGGGATTGGGCATCTCGGTCTATCGCAAGACCGTGGTGGGAGACAACCCCGGCAGGCTCGCGGCGGTTGTGCGAGAAGCCCTCGGGCGGGCGGATATCCTGGTCGTCACTGGCGGGCTTGGGCCGACCGAGGATGATGTCACCCGGGAAGTGGTCGCAGACGTTCTCGGGGTTCCGCTGGTGGAGAGCTCTGAGGTCCTCGCGGATATCACCCGGGTGTTCATGTTGCGCGGCCTGCCGATGGTGGACTCCAACCACAGGCAGGCGATGGTGCCCCGAACCGGGACCGTTATACGTAACCAAGTGGGCACGGCCCCGGGCCTGATTTTCGAACCAGGTGACAAGCGGGTGATCTGTCTACCCGGTGTGCCGCGGGAGATGCGCTGGATGATGGAGAACCACGTGATACCGTACCTACGTGAGTATTGCGCCGTGCAGACTGGCGGCCTAGAGGTGATCCGCTCGCGTGTCATCAAGACTGCGGGGATAGGTGAATCTCGGCTGGAGAGTCTGATTCTGGACCTTGCCCACGGCCGCGACAACCCCACAGTCGCCACCTACGCAGGCGAGGGCGAGTGCCAGGTCAGGGTCACTGCGCGTGCCGCGAGTGCCCGCCTGGCCGACGATATGGTCGCCGCGACGGAGGCGGAGATCAGATCGAGGCTGGGTAGGCTGGTGTACGGAATTGACGACCAGACTCTGGAAGGAGTCGTGGGCCAGCTGCTTACCGCATCTGGCCTGACTCTCGCGTGCGCGGAATCGTGCACCGGCGGCCTAATATCTCACCGATTGACGAACGTGCCTGGGAGCTCCCGTTACTTCGATCGCGGGATCGTTACGTACAGCAACGAGTCGAAAGTACAGGAACTGGACGTCGATCCCTCAACCCTGGCCGAAGACGGCGCAGTGAGCCGGAAGACCGCCACGGAAATGGCACGTGGCGCAAGACGTGTGAGCGGTGCTGATCTCGGGCTTGCGGTCACTGGCATAGCGGGCCCTGGAGGTGGGACGGAGGAGAAACCGGTCGGGCTCGTATACTTCGCGCTTGTCCACAGAAGCGGCGTCATCACCGCCAGGGCGCGCTTCGGGGGAGAACGGGAGACGATCAAGAACCGGACGGCGCAGTTCGCTCTGGACTTGCTCAGGTGGTACCTGGAGGAGGCATCCAGTTGTCCGGCAAGTGCTCGATCATTGTCTTCGTAA
- a CDS encoding AAA family ATPase, whose protein sequence is MVRDIAIGAGVAGFVFCLAAGYDPTPLILIGGLVAAFELMLSGRITGRRFEIMEGTRRQPGQPKVSFADVGGQETAKRELVEALEFIKNESGAIKLGIRPLRGILLSGPPGTGKTLLAKAAATYTDSVFISASGSEFIEMYAGVGAKRIRELFSTAKKRAAAQGKKNAVIFLDEIDVLGGVRGKHQGHLEYDQTLNQLLVEMDGLRSGEGPRVLVIGATNRSDLLDAALLRPGRFDRVVGVELPDREGRRRILEIHTRRKPLAEDVDLDRLAAETFHFSGAHLESLANEAAIMALRDGRATITMGDFSEAMEKVIMGERIDRKPEDSELRRVAIHELGHATVGEIVRKGSVAAVTVSSRGKALGYVRQSPEADSYLETAGQLRERIAVCLAGAVAEELALGERSTGAMHDLDQAVEIARKIVNAGLSELGVISEPDIPRDKYHDAVVRIISEEEQRVKSILRSKTDFVKETADALIESERMDGDVFRARLAAVS, encoded by the coding sequence GTGGTGAGAGACATCGCCATCGGCGCAGGTGTCGCCGGGTTCGTCTTCTGCCTGGCAGCGGGATACGACCCGACCCCCTTGATCCTCATAGGTGGGCTTGTCGCGGCGTTCGAACTCATGCTGTCTGGCCGCATAACCGGGCGCCGGTTCGAGATCATGGAGGGCACCCGGCGCCAGCCGGGCCAACCAAAGGTGAGTTTCGCCGACGTGGGCGGGCAGGAGACCGCCAAGCGGGAGCTTGTCGAAGCACTCGAATTCATCAAGAACGAATCCGGCGCGATCAAACTTGGAATACGGCCACTCCGCGGCATACTTCTGAGCGGGCCGCCTGGAACAGGAAAGACTCTGCTCGCAAAGGCGGCAGCCACCTACACCGACTCGGTGTTCATTTCGGCCTCCGGGTCGGAGTTTATCGAGATGTACGCGGGCGTGGGCGCCAAGCGCATCCGCGAGCTCTTTTCAACGGCAAAGAAGCGCGCGGCGGCGCAGGGCAAGAAGAACGCCGTGATCTTCCTGGACGAGATCGACGTCCTTGGGGGTGTGAGGGGCAAGCACCAGGGGCATCTGGAGTACGACCAGACCCTGAATCAGCTTCTTGTGGAGATGGACGGGCTCAGATCCGGGGAAGGCCCCCGCGTGCTGGTGATCGGCGCCACCAACCGGTCAGACTTGTTGGACGCGGCGCTTCTCAGACCCGGCCGGTTCGACCGGGTGGTCGGAGTGGAGTTGCCCGACCGGGAGGGCCGGCGAAGGATTCTCGAGATCCACACGAGGAGGAAACCCCTGGCTGAGGACGTGGACTTGGACAGGCTTGCAGCAGAAACCTTCCACTTCTCAGGGGCGCATCTTGAGAGCCTTGCCAACGAGGCTGCAATCATGGCACTCCGGGACGGGCGCGCCACCATCACCATGGGTGACTTCTCTGAGGCCATGGAGAAAGTCATCATGGGGGAACGAATCGACCGGAAACCTGAAGATTCAGAACTGAGGCGTGTGGCCATCCACGAGCTTGGCCATGCGACTGTGGGAGAAATCGTTCGGAAAGGGTCCGTCGCTGCGGTGACGGTTTCCTCCCGGGGGAAGGCCCTTGGATACGTCAGGCAGTCTCCAGAGGCTGACTCGTACCTGGAGACCGCGGGCCAGCTCCGCGAGCGCATAGCAGTGTGCCTTGCCGGGGCGGTGGCAGAGGAATTGGCCCTGGGGGAGCGAAGTACTGGCGCCATGCACGACCTGGATCAGGCCGTGGAGATCGCCAGGAAGATTGTAAACGCGGGGCTGTCAGAACTGGGCGTAATCAGTGAGCCGGACATCCCAAGAGACAAGTACCACGACGCCGTGGTGCGGATAATCAGCGAGGAAGAACAGAGGGTCAAGTCGATCCTGAGAAGCAAGACCGATTTCGTCAAGGAGACTGCCGACGCCCTTATCGAGTCGGAGAGGATGGACGGTGACGTGTTCCGTGCCCGCCTGGCTGCAGTCTCGTAG